The genomic window GGTCGCTTTCACCGCGGTGGGGTGATGTGCGAAATCATCATAGATGAGATGCTTGCCGTCATCCAGCCGCAACTGCAGCCGCCGTTGGACGCCGCGGAAGGAGGCCAGCGCGGCCAGCCGTTGCTCCAGCGGCAGGCCCAGCACCTCACCTGCGGCCAGCACGGCGAGCGCATTCCTGACATTGTGCTCGCCGGCCAGCGGCAGCCAGGCGCGCGCGCGTGCGCTGCCGGCGTGCAGCACGGTAAACTCGACGCCCTGAGTGCGCGTGCGAATATCGCCGGCCCGCCAGTCGGCTGGCTCGCTGAGGCCGAAGGTGATGACTTTGCAGAAAGCACGTCCGGCCAGCGTGCGCACGATCGCATCATCCTGGTTGGCAATCAAAAAGCCGTTGCCGGGGATGAGATTGAGGAGGCGTTGAAAGGCGAGCTGCACCTCGTCGAGGTTGCGGTAGATGTCGGCATGATCGAATTCGACATTGTTGAGAATGACGAGATTGGGCAGATAGTGCAGAAATTTCGGGCGCTTGTCGAAGAAGGCGGTGTCATACTCATCACCTTCCAGCACGAAATGGCGGCCGCGGCCGAGGCGATAACCCTGGCCGAAATTTTCCGGGATGCCGCCGATGAAAAAACCGGGATCCTGGCCGGCATGATACAGACTCCACGCCAGCAGGCTGGTGGTGGTGGTTTTGCCGTGGGTGCCGGCCACCACGCAGGAATATTTGCCCCGGATGAAATACTCGCGCAGCATTTCCGGCAGCGAAACATAGCGAAGCTGCTCATTGAGCACGTGTTCGACTTCGGGATTGCCGCGCGACATGGCATTGCCCACCACCACGAGATCCGGCGCGGGCTGAAGATTCTTTGCGGCAAACGGCGACATTACCGGAATGCCCTTCTCCTGCAAAAAGGTGCTCATCGGCGGATAAATGTTCTCATCCGAGCCGGTGACCTCACAGCCGCGTTCCTTCAGCATACCCGCCAAAGCGGCCATTCCTGTGCCGCAGATCGCAATCAAATGAATCCTTTGCGACATCTTCTTCCTTTTGCGTATTGAAATGCGTATTGAAGTGGCAAAACAGCTCTGAAAAATTACATGGCACCCTGCCGCGCGCCGGAAGCGCCTGGCGCAAGCAAAACCGTGCTCAGTTCGGGTGAATGCGCACTTCGGGAATCTGGCGCTCGTTGCGGCTGCGCTGCGGCCGGCGCAGTCGTTTCTCGATGATGCCGGCCGGTGTGATCACGAGATCCGCCACCTGCCCCGCCGGCCCGATTACGCCCAAATCCTTGCCCTCGAGTACAAAGGTGGCGGCGCCGGCATTGCCCATGCGAATGCGGAAGCTGCGCCTGGCCGTCCAGCTTTGCGGCATGCCGGGCGGATAGATGGAGTCCGTTGTCAAAGAATCATCGACTGTCACCTGCAGCCAAACCCGCTCTTTGATCTTTGCCTGCAAGGTGACCTGCACCGGTTTGGGCGCCACGGTGGAATCCGGCTGCGTCTGCTGTGCCGCCTCAGCCGCCATCTGTGCAAGCGAGATTTCCTGCACAGTCTTGTCGCGCGCCGGCGGCTGGGTTTGTTCTGTCGCCGGCAGATCCCGCACTTCCGGTTCCTGCGGCCGCTGCGCCACCACATAAAGCAGCAGGGCCATCAGCGCCAGCACCCCAAGACCGATCACCACTTCCTTGAGAAATGGGAAACCCGGCCGCGGCATGACCAGAGCGGGCTCGGCGGATTTGGCGGGCGTGGAAACCTGGGTGGTCGCAGCCTGTCGCGCCGGCATTTCCATGACCGGTGCCGCCGGCGGCGGCTGTTGCAGTTCCAGCGCCAGGGCATTGCCATCGAGTCCCACTTCCCGGGCAAACGTCTTCAAGAAACCAATCACAATGGGTTTGGGCAGAAAATCGAAACGGCCTTCTTCCATGCTTTTCAAGTAAGCCGGATTGATGCGCGTGCGGTTGGCGATCTCTGCGAGTTGTAAACCCTTGCTGGTGCGCGCGGCTTTGAGTTTTTCACCGATTTCCGTCATGCCGTCACCTGTGCCAAGCTCTCACAAAATTCCTGCAGGGTTCGGTAGAAGCGCGTCAGCGGAAAGCCCACGACGTTGTAGAAGCAGCCGGCGATGCGCTCGACGAAGACCGCGCTGAAATCCTGAATGCCATACGCCCCGGCCTTGTCCATGGGTGCGCCGCTGGCCACGTAAGCTGCGATCTCCTCCGGCCGCAAAGGCCGAAAAGTGACCTCGGTTTTTTCGACGCCCCGGGCCAGCCGGCCGGTGGGTCGGTCCACAATGGCGAAGCCGGTGTAGACCTCGTGGGTGCGGCCGGCGAGGCGGGCCAGCATCGCTGCCGCCTCCTCCGGTGTCGCGGGCTTGCCCAGCACAACACCCTCGAGCACCACCGTGGTATCTGCGCCGATCACCAGTGCGGAATCATACCGGTCGGCCACGGCCAGCGCCTTGCGCCGCGCCAGCTCCACTACCATTTCCGCCGGATGCAAATGATAGACGCCATCCTCCTCGTCGATGTGACTGGGATGAACTTCAAAGTCCAATCCAATCTTGCGCAGCAGCTCGGCGCGGCGCGGGGAGGCGGAGGCGAGAATGACGGGCTTGTTGGGCATGGCCAGCGGGAAATTCATGCCGCGGAACTTTTGTCGTTTTTGGGTTTGGATTCGACCAGGAACGTCACCGGGCCGTCATTGTGAATCTCAACCAGCATCATGGCGCCAAACACGCCCTCCGCCACGGTCAGACCGTGACGCTGCAACTCTTGGATGAAAGCACGGTAGAGCGGCTCCGCCTGCTCCGGGCGAGCCGCTTCTTCGAAGCCCGGCCGCCGCCCTTTGCGGGTATCGCCATAAAGTGTGAACTGCGACACCACCAGCACGCCGCCGCCCGTCTCCAGCAGGGAGTGATTGAAATGGCTGTTCTCGTCCTCGAAAATGCGCAGGTTCACGCATTTGTCGGCGAGATAAACCGCATCCGCAATGGTGTCATTCCGGGCAACGCCCAGGAGAATCACCAGACCCTGCTCAATCGCGCCAACAACCCGGCCGTTGACTTTGACCGAGCCTTTTTTTACACGTTGGAGAAGTGCCCGCATGGCGTCGGATCATCAATACAAGATGCCGTAATCCCCCCCGGTAACATGGGGAGTAGCGCAGGCATCCCTGCAGACAAGAAAGATAAGGTGTCTGTGCCGCCTCCCCGCACATAGCTGAGGCCTTACAAGATGACGGTTTCCAACTGCCGGGAAGCGTCCGGCTGATTGTCGTATCGCGGCCTCCGCGGCGCGCCCGGCCGCTGTCCGGTAAGGAACCCGGCTGCGCCTGCTGCCTTGTCGCCGTGATGCGTCTTGTCCCTTGCAAACGAGAGCAACCGCAGGAATTTTGGGCACACAGCAGCGGGAGGCGTGCCGGAAAAAATCCCTGTTGGTGGTACAACGTTAAGTTGGCACCTCCACCCTCGACAGTCATTCTGCAAGAATCTTCCTGAGTGCTTGGGATAATGTCAGAATAAGCATCAATCCCGGTACTCGGGAAGATTCCTTCGGAATGACAGTTTTGGGTTGCGGAGCGGATTTTAGAACTTAACGTTGCAGCATTAGGGTAACAGACCGTCTGTCCCCGCATAAATCGCCAGCAAGCCGACCAGCATGTCGGCCTTGAGCACACGGCTGGTCAGGCGCATGCGTCTGACGTCGGGATTTTGCCAGAGCTGCCAGAGGGCGAAAGCGATGGCCGGATAGACGCCGGCCAGAATGATCCACAAATACGGCGGACGATACATGCCGGTCAAGTGCGGGAGCCAGACGACGCCAGCCAGGATGATGAACGCAGATGAAGCGATGAGTTGCGCCGGCCGCAGGCCAAAGGCCAGGGGCAGGGTTCGGGCACCGGCCGCGTGATCTCCCGCCTGGTCTTCGATGTCCTTGATGACTTCCCGGCCGAAGTGGAAGAGGAAGGAAAACACGGCAGGAAAAATTCCTGGCCGCCAACTGCCGAGCGGGAGGTGCGTGTGCTGCAACGCCATGGCCCCCTCCCCGGCGGCAAGCGCGCCGAAGATGAATGACAACGCCGTAGCCAAACTAACCGTCAGATTGCCGATCACGGGCTGACGTTTGAACCAGCGGCTGTACGCGACGAGCAGCAGGCTGGTGATCAACGCAATCACCGCGCCAAAAAGGCTGGCAAATATACTAAAAATTACGCCGCAAGCAAACAGAAATATCGCGTAGCGCCGGGCGCCGGCGGGCGACATGCGGCCGGCCGGCAGCATGCGGCCGGGTTTGTTGATGCGATCGATGGCAAGATCATAGTAATCGTTGATGACATTGGCGCCGGCGGTGATCAGCATGCCGGCAAGCATGGCACACACGACAGGGCCGCTGAAAACAAAGGGCCGCACCAGCCCGGCGGCCAGCAAAATCGAAAGTCCGGCGATTGCCACATTGACCGGGCGGGTTATCAAAATCGCGGCAGCGGGATCTGTCATCCGGCTTCCTTTCAAAAACTGTTGACCAGGCTCACATGCACCTTGCCGTTGAGCAAAGCATCCCCCTCGCCCAGACCGTAGTCGAGCCCCACGATGCCGAGCGGCGTGTCCACCCGTGCGCCGAGCCCCCACGCACGTTTGACCGCCTCCACTTTGGCCCGCGCCTGCGGCACCGTGCCCGCCTGCGGTTCCTCGCGGAAGTAATAGCCCAAATCCAAAAAGACAAAAGCGCGCGACTGGCGCGAGAGCAGGTAGCGGTATTCCAGATTGCTCCACGCCACCCGGCTGCCGCGAAACTGCTCTTCACGGTAACCGCGCAGACTGGTGGCGCCGCCAAAACGCACCTGATCAGTGATTGCCAGGAAGGGCTCGCCGGAGGTGACGTCGCGGCCGCGCAGGGACAGGCTCAGCACCTGCGGCCCGCGCACCGGCAGCAGCCACTCGAAGTCGATGAAGAGTTTCTTGCGGGAAAAGGTTTGACGATCGGCGTTGCGGGCCACCCGCTTGCGGCCGGTTTCGAGGGAAGTGGCGTAGTAAACTCCGCTGCGGGGATTGCGCAGGTCATCGCGCGAATCATAGCGCAGGCCAACGGCCGCGCCGGTCACGCGGCTCTCCGGCAGGCCGAACTGCACCGCCGCCAGCGAATCCGGCGAGACCGTCGCGCGCA from candidate division KSB1 bacterium includes these protein-coding regions:
- a CDS encoding DUF4115 domain-containing protein, which translates into the protein MTEIGEKLKAARTSKGLQLAEIANRTRINPAYLKSMEEGRFDFLPKPIVIGFLKTFAREVGLDGNALALELQQPPPAAPVMEMPARQAATTQVSTPAKSAEPALVMPRPGFPFLKEVVIGLGVLALMALLLYVVAQRPQEPEVRDLPATEQTQPPARDKTVQEISLAQMAAEAAQQTQPDSTVAPKPVQVTLQAKIKERVWLQVTVDDSLTTDSIYPPGMPQSWTARRSFRIRMGNAGAATFVLEGKDLGVIGPAGQVADLVITPAGIIEKRLRRPQRSRNERQIPEVRIHPN
- the mpl gene encoding UDP-N-acetylmuramate:L-alanyl-gamma-D-glutamyl-meso-diaminopimelate ligase; amino-acid sequence: MSQRIHLIAICGTGMAALAGMLKERGCEVTGSDENIYPPMSTFLQEKGIPVMSPFAAKNLQPAPDLVVVGNAMSRGNPEVEHVLNEQLRYVSLPEMLREYFIRGKYSCVVAGTHGKTTTTSLLAWSLYHAGQDPGFFIGGIPENFGQGYRLGRGRHFVLEGDEYDTAFFDKRPKFLHYLPNLVILNNVEFDHADIYRNLDEVQLAFQRLLNLIPGNGFLIANQDDAIVRTLAGRAFCKVITFGLSEPADWRAGDIRTRTQGVEFTVLHAGSARARAWLPLAGEHNVRNALAVLAAGEVLGLPLEQRLAALASFRGVQRRLQLRLDDGKHLIYDDFAHHPTAVKATIAGLRQRHPGRRLWAVFEPRTASTKRKVFEQDYIAAFAAADHVVFAPLHRADKVPEAERLSLPAVIAGLRAQGKPVDLVPAGSEMANFIARQLQAGDVVLFMSNGDFGGTPALLASRLQSAAAANHAAGQDG
- a CDS encoding Maf family protein produces the protein MNFPLAMPNKPVILASASPRRAELLRKIGLDFEVHPSHIDEEDGVYHLHPAEMVVELARRKALAVADRYDSALVIGADTTVVLEGVVLGKPATPEEAAAMLARLAGRTHEVYTGFAIVDRPTGRLARGVEKTEVTFRPLRPEEIAAYVASGAPMDKAGAYGIQDFSAVFVERIAGCFYNVVGFPLTRFYRTLQEFCESLAQVTA
- a CDS encoding geranylgeranylglycerol-phosphate geranylgeranyltransferase codes for the protein MTDPAAAILITRPVNVAIAGLSILLAAGLVRPFVFSGPVVCAMLAGMLITAGANVINDYYDLAIDRINKPGRMLPAGRMSPAGARRYAIFLFACGVIFSIFASLFGAVIALITSLLLVAYSRWFKRQPVIGNLTVSLATALSFIFGALAAGEGAMALQHTHLPLGSWRPGIFPAVFSFLFHFGREVIKDIEDQAGDHAAGARTLPLAFGLRPAQLIASSAFIILAGVVWLPHLTGMYRPPYLWIILAGVYPAIAFALWQLWQNPDVRRMRLTSRVLKADMLVGLLAIYAGTDGLLP
- the dtd gene encoding D-aminoacyl-tRNA deacylase, producing MRALLQRVKKGSVKVNGRVVGAIEQGLVILLGVARNDTIADAVYLADKCVNLRIFEDENSHFNHSLLETGGGVLVVSQFTLYGDTRKGRRPGFEEAARPEQAEPLYRAFIQELQRHGLTVAEGVFGAMMLVEIHNDGPVTFLVESKPKNDKSSAA